The following are encoded in a window of Bradyrhizobium guangdongense genomic DNA:
- a CDS encoding M16 family metallopeptidase, translating to MAREEALGDGLSDQGHQCRQARGEAFVNNPVLRARHFALSFVTGATLALASISPSQAAAKIQHLVSPGGIEAWFVQDATVPLIAMEYSFAGGSAQDPKDKSGVANLVGDLLDEGSGDLDSKTFHERLDRRAIELSFSASRDTFRGSLRMLRDNKDEAFDLLRSALTSPHFDTADVERIRSQVISGLRRDTTNPTSLASKKFLEMAFGDHPYGRQTNGTLESVPTITVADMKDYVSRVLAKDTLKIAVVGDVDPDTLGKLLDHTFGALPAKANLVPVPDVEAAKPPQRAFVPLDVPQTVITFGGPGVMRSDPNFMAYYVVNHILGGGGLSSRLYHEVREKRGLAYSVFESLLWMEHSAVFIGNTGTRADRAGDTMDAIEKEVRRIADEGPTQKELDEAKSYLKGSQMLALDTSSKLAQALLQYQQDKLPIDYIEKRNAIVDAVTLDDAKAAAKRLWGQGLLTVVVGRAPQAAAQPAAAPVTKSN from the coding sequence ATGGCTCGAGAAGAAGCGCTCGGTGACGGGCTATCTGATCAAGGACACCAGTGCCGCCAAGCGCGAGGAGAAGCGTTCGTGAATAATCCCGTCCTTCGCGCTCGCCATTTCGCCTTGTCGTTCGTCACCGGCGCGACGCTCGCGCTCGCTTCGATCTCGCCGTCGCAAGCCGCAGCCAAGATCCAGCACCTGGTTTCGCCGGGCGGTATCGAGGCCTGGTTCGTTCAAGACGCGACCGTGCCGTTGATCGCCATGGAATATTCATTCGCCGGCGGCTCGGCGCAGGATCCCAAGGACAAGTCCGGCGTCGCCAATCTCGTCGGCGACCTGCTCGACGAGGGCTCTGGCGATCTCGATTCCAAGACATTCCATGAGCGACTCGATCGCCGTGCCATCGAGCTCTCCTTCAGCGCCAGCCGCGACACTTTCCGCGGCAGCCTGCGTATGCTGCGTGACAACAAGGATGAGGCCTTCGACCTGCTGCGCTCGGCACTGACCTCGCCGCATTTCGACACCGCCGATGTCGAACGCATCCGCTCGCAGGTCATTTCGGGCCTGCGCCGCGACACCACCAATCCGACCTCGCTCGCGAGCAAAAAATTCCTGGAGATGGCGTTCGGCGATCATCCCTATGGGCGGCAGACCAACGGCACGCTGGAGAGCGTGCCGACGATCACGGTTGCCGACATGAAGGATTATGTCAGCCGTGTGCTCGCCAAAGACACGCTGAAGATCGCGGTTGTCGGTGATGTCGATCCGGACACGCTCGGCAAGCTGCTCGATCACACCTTTGGGGCCTTGCCTGCCAAGGCCAATCTCGTGCCGGTCCCCGATGTCGAGGCCGCAAAGCCGCCGCAGCGCGCCTTCGTGCCGCTCGACGTGCCGCAGACCGTGATCACCTTCGGCGGCCCCGGCGTGATGCGCAGCGACCCGAATTTCATGGCCTATTACGTCGTCAATCACATCCTCGGCGGCGGCGGCCTGTCCTCGCGGCTCTACCATGAGGTGCGCGAGAAACGCGGCCTGGCCTATTCGGTGTTCGAATCGCTGCTCTGGATGGAGCATTCCGCAGTCTTCATCGGCAACACCGGCACCCGCGCCGACCGGGCCGGCGACACCATGGATGCGATCGAGAAGGAAGTACGCCGCATCGCCGACGAGGGGCCGACCCAGAAGGAGCTCGACGAGGCCAAGTCCTATCTCAAGGGCTCGCAGATGCTGGCGCTCGACACGTCCTCCAAGCTCGCGCAGGCGCTGCTGCAATATCAGCAGGACAAGCTGCCGATCGACTATATCGAAAAGCGCAACGCCATCGTCGATGCCGTGACGCTGGACGACGCCAAGGCCGCCGCCAAGCGGCTGTGGGGCCAAGGGCTCCTCACTGTCGTCGTAGGTCGCGCGCCACAGGCTGCGGCGCAGCCAGCCGCAGCACCGGTGACCAAGTCGAACTGA
- the mutL gene encoding DNA mismatch repair endonuclease MutL, with translation MPVRQLPEQVVNRIAAGEVVERPASVVKELVENAIDAGASRIDVFTEGGGRRRIGITDDGSGMTAKDLALAVERHATSKLDDEDLLQIRTLGFRGEALPSIGSVARLSITTRHASEPHAWALTVEGGEKSEIMPAALAHGTRVEVNDLFYATPARLKFLKTDRTEAEAIREVVRRLAMARPDIAFTLAGEERAPVTWAAALPGAAGRLTRLGDILGAEFRSHAFEVHAEREGVVVAGYAAAPALTKANALGQYLFVNGRPVRDKLILGAVRGAYADYLPRDRHPVLALFVTLDPREVDANVHPAKTEVRFRNAGLVRALIVHGLKEGLAREGRRTAANSGESALSSFRPAFAPPRPASWDWRASPAAPVAPMPSFEGAAAPAFAERAQAAFDVGAPSADVRIETLPVADLVDRPLGAARTQIHETYIVSQTRDGLIIVDQHAAHERIVYERLKASLAENGVQRQILLIPEIVEMDEATVERLLERSEELASFGLAIESFGPGAVAVRETPSLLGKTNAGGLLRDLSEHMAEWDEALPLERRLMHVAATMACHGSVRAGRRLRPEEMNALLREMEETPNSGQCNHGRPTYVELKLSDVEKLFGRR, from the coding sequence ATGCCCGTCCGCCAATTACCAGAACAGGTCGTTAACCGCATCGCCGCCGGCGAGGTGGTCGAGCGGCCGGCGAGTGTGGTCAAGGAACTCGTCGAGAACGCGATCGATGCTGGCGCGAGCCGGATCGACGTCTTTACCGAGGGCGGCGGCCGGCGGCGGATCGGCATCACCGACGACGGCAGCGGCATGACCGCGAAGGATCTCGCGCTCGCGGTCGAGCGCCATGCCACCTCCAAGCTCGACGACGAGGATCTGCTTCAGATCCGCACGCTCGGGTTCCGCGGCGAGGCGCTGCCCTCGATCGGCTCGGTCGCGCGGCTTTCCATCACGACGCGCCATGCGAGCGAGCCGCACGCCTGGGCCCTCACTGTCGAGGGCGGCGAGAAGTCCGAGATCATGCCGGCGGCGCTGGCGCACGGCACCCGCGTCGAGGTCAACGATCTCTTCTACGCAACGCCGGCGCGGCTGAAATTCTTGAAGACCGATCGCACGGAAGCCGAAGCGATCCGCGAGGTGGTGCGGCGCCTCGCCATGGCGCGGCCCGACATCGCCTTCACGCTGGCGGGCGAGGAGCGCGCCCCCGTGACTTGGGCCGCGGCGCTGCCCGGCGCGGCCGGGCGACTGACGCGGCTCGGTGATATTCTGGGCGCGGAGTTCCGCAGCCATGCCTTCGAGGTTCATGCCGAGCGCGAAGGCGTCGTCGTCGCCGGCTATGCCGCGGCGCCGGCACTGACCAAAGCCAACGCGCTCGGCCAATATCTCTTCGTCAACGGCCGCCCGGTGCGCGACAAGCTGATCCTGGGTGCCGTGCGCGGCGCCTATGCCGATTATCTACCGCGCGACCGCCATCCGGTGCTCGCGCTGTTCGTCACGCTCGATCCGCGCGAGGTCGATGCTAATGTGCATCCAGCCAAGACCGAGGTACGCTTCCGCAACGCAGGCCTTGTCCGCGCGCTGATCGTGCACGGGCTGAAGGAAGGTCTTGCGCGCGAGGGCCGCCGCACTGCCGCCAATAGCGGCGAGAGCGCTTTGTCCTCGTTCCGCCCCGCTTTCGCGCCGCCGCGCCCCGCAAGCTGGGACTGGCGTGCTTCGCCAGCCGCCCCGGTTGCGCCGATGCCGTCATTCGAAGGCGCCGCCGCGCCTGCCTTCGCCGAGCGCGCGCAGGCCGCGTTCGATGTCGGCGCGCCGAGCGCCGACGTTCGGATCGAGACACTGCCGGTGGCCGACCTCGTCGACCGCCCACTCGGCGCAGCGCGTACGCAGATCCACGAGACTTACATCGTCTCGCAGACTCGCGACGGCCTCATCATCGTCGATCAGCACGCCGCGCATGAGCGCATCGTCTATGAACGGCTGAAGGCCTCGCTCGCCGAGAACGGCGTGCAGCGGCAGATCCTGTTGATCCCCGAGATCGTCGAGATGGACGAGGCGACGGTAGAGCGGCTGTTGGAGCGCAGCGAAGAACTTGCTTCCTTTGGCCTCGCCATCGAATCCTTCGGTCCCGGCGCGGTCGCGGTGCGCGAGACGCCGTCGCTGCTCGGCAAGACCAACGCGGGCGGCCTGCTGCGCGATCTCTCCGAGCACATGGCCGAATGGGACGAAGCGCTTCCTCTCGAGCGCCGCCTGATGCATGTCGCCGCCACCATGGCCTGCCACGGCTCGGTGCGTGCCGGCCGCAGGCTGCGTCCAGAGGAGATGAACGCGCTCCTTCGCGAGATGGAGGAGACGCCGAACTCCGGCCAGTGCAATCACGGGCGGCCGACTTACGTCGAGCTGAAGCTGTCAGATGTGGAGAAGCTGTTCGGGCGGAGATGA
- the arfB gene encoding alternative ribosome rescue aminoacyl-tRNA hydrolase ArfB — MLRISRDLVIDEDDIEIGFVRASGPGGQNVNKVATSAQLRFDTRKLTLPEDAALRLVRLAGQRMTKDGVIVIQAQRFRTQERNRQDAIDRLTEMLREAMVRPTPRRATRPTFASKQRRLEGKKRRSDVKAGRGGRFDD, encoded by the coding sequence ATGCTGCGGATATCCCGCGATCTCGTCATCGACGAGGACGACATCGAGATCGGCTTCGTCCGTGCCTCAGGTCCGGGCGGACAGAACGTCAATAAAGTCGCGACCTCGGCGCAACTGCGCTTTGATACCCGCAAGCTGACCTTGCCGGAGGACGCCGCGTTGCGCCTTGTCCGCCTCGCCGGCCAGCGCATGACCAAGGACGGCGTCATCGTGATCCAGGCGCAACGCTTCCGCACCCAGGAGCGTAACCGGCAGGATGCCATCGACCGCCTCACGGAGATGCTGCGCGAGGCCATGGTTCGCCCCACGCCACGGCGCGCAACGCGACCGACCTTCGCCTCCAAGCAGCGCCGGCTCGAGGGCAAGAAACGCCGCAGCGACGTCAAAGCCGGTCGCGGCGGCCGCTTCGACGACTAG
- a CDS encoding M16 family metallopeptidase: MPSPRSVACLFAALLSTSGLDVGSAFAQTTVTSAPPASFTLSNGLQVVVIPDHRTPVVTEMIWYKVGSADETPGKSGLAHFLEHLMFKGTSKHPVGEFSQTVLRVGGNENASTSVDYTNYYQRVPKEQLPTMMEFEADRMTGLILKDENVLPERDVVLEEYNMRVANNPDARLNEQIMAALYLNHPYGRPVIGWHQEIEKLDREDALAFYRRFYAPNNAILVIAGDVEAADVRQLVERNFGPIPAQPAIPARRIRPQEPEPAAPRTVTLSDPRVEQPGLRRYYLVPSATTAAAGESAALDVLAQLMGSGSNSYLYRALVVDKPLAVSASASYSSISLDPTQFAISASPRSGVSFADVEQVIDGVITDVAQNPIRAEDLERVKTQLIAEAIYAQDNQAVLARWYGGALTTGLSIEDIRSWPDRIRAVTAEQVRAAAQKWLEKKRSVTGYLIKDTSAAKREEKRS; the protein is encoded by the coding sequence ATGCCCTCACCCCGATCGGTTGCCTGCCTTTTCGCCGCGCTGCTCTCGACATCTGGCTTAGACGTCGGTAGCGCATTCGCCCAGACGACGGTCACATCGGCGCCTCCCGCCAGCTTCACGCTCAGCAACGGCCTCCAGGTCGTGGTGATTCCGGACCATCGCACACCCGTGGTCACGGAGATGATCTGGTACAAGGTCGGCTCCGCCGACGAGACGCCGGGCAAGTCGGGTCTCGCCCACTTCCTCGAGCATCTGATGTTCAAGGGCACTTCGAAGCATCCGGTCGGCGAATTCTCCCAGACCGTGCTTCGCGTCGGCGGCAACGAGAACGCCTCGACCTCGGTCGATTACACCAACTATTACCAGCGCGTACCGAAAGAGCAGCTCCCGACCATGATGGAGTTCGAGGCCGATCGCATGACCGGCCTGATCCTCAAGGACGAGAACGTGCTGCCCGAGCGCGACGTCGTGCTCGAAGAGTACAACATGCGCGTCGCCAACAATCCGGATGCGCGGCTCAACGAGCAGATCATGGCCGCGCTCTATCTCAACCATCCCTATGGCCGGCCGGTCATCGGCTGGCACCAGGAGATCGAGAAGCTCGATCGCGAGGATGCGCTGGCCTTCTACCGCCGCTTCTATGCGCCCAACAACGCGATCCTGGTGATCGCAGGCGATGTCGAGGCCGCCGACGTGCGCCAGCTGGTCGAACGCAATTTCGGACCCATTCCGGCCCAGCCCGCGATCCCGGCGCGTCGCATCCGCCCGCAGGAGCCGGAACCGGCGGCGCCGCGCACCGTCACGCTGTCCGACCCGCGCGTCGAGCAGCCGGGCCTGCGCCGTTATTATTTGGTGCCTTCGGCGACAACGGCCGCTGCCGGCGAGAGCGCGGCGCTCGACGTGCTCGCGCAGTTGATGGGCAGCGGCAGCAACTCCTATCTCTACCGCGCGCTCGTGGTCGACAAGCCGCTCGCGGTCTCGGCCAGCGCCAGCTATTCCAGCATCTCGCTCGACCCGACCCAGTTCGCGATCTCGGCTTCGCCGAGGTCCGGTGTCAGCTTCGCTGACGTCGAACAAGTCATCGACGGCGTCATCACCGACGTCGCGCAGAACCCGATCCGCGCCGAGGATCTCGAACGGGTCAAGACCCAACTCATTGCCGAGGCGATCTACGCACAGGACAATCAGGCGGTGCTGGCGCGCTGGTACGGCGGCGCACTGACCACAGGCCTGTCGATCGAGGACATCAGGAGCTGGCCGGATCGCATCCGTGCGGTCACCGCCGAGCAGGTGCGCGCCGCCGCGCAGAAATGGCTCGAGAAGAAGCGCTCGGTGACGGGCTATCTGATCAAGGACACCAGTGCCGCCAAGCGCGAGGAGAAGCGTTCGTGA